GCTCCTGCCCGGGTGGCACATCGGCCACGGCGGCGCGCCCGCCTGGCTGGAGCTGCGCACCCGGGACGCCTTCGCCGCCGCCATGTTCTACGGCGAGGTCTTCGAATGGGCCACGGACCGGCCGGGCCGCATCGAGGTCCGCTACGAGGACGACGCGGTCATGGTGCTGGCCGGCGGGCAGACGGTGGCCTGTCTGCGCGGCGGCGGCGTCGAGGCCGCCCCCGACCCCCGGGTCCGGCCGCGCTGGCACGTCTACTTCTGCGTCGACGACGTCGAGAAGGCCGTGGAGGCGGCCCTCGCGGCGGGCGGCACGGTCGCCGCCGAGCCCGGCCGCTCGGCGGTGGGCCGCGAGGCGACCCTGCGCGACCCGGAGGGCGGACTCTTCACGGTGACGGCGCAGGCCGATTGCTAGGCCGACGGGCTGGTGTGCTGTGTCCTCAATCGCCGGACGGGCTTGTACAAGCC
The window above is part of the Streptomyces syringium genome. Proteins encoded here:
- a CDS encoding VOC family protein; this translates as MSASDRAGRGAPCWVSLLTSNLTAAQDFYSAVMGWTFRPGSLGEAFSVALADGKPVAGLGNVAKSMGVPVSWTSYFAVDDADVVAARIRERGATVAVGPIAVGRGRAALAADPAGAVFGFWEGQLLPGWHIGHGGAPAWLELRTRDAFAAAMFYGEVFEWATDRPGRIEVRYEDDAVMVLAGGQTVACLRGGGVEAAPDPRVRPRWHVYFCVDDVEKAVEAALAAGGTVAAEPGRSAVGREATLRDPEGGLFTVTAQADC